The Sorghum bicolor cultivar BTx623 chromosome 6, Sorghum_bicolor_NCBIv3, whole genome shotgun sequence genome contains the following window.
TCGGGGCGTGCGGGTGCACCGACCTCGTGTTCTATGCCGGGCAAGAGTTCTACTACCGTGGCCAGACGGCTACGCTCTACACCGGGACTGGCTGCGCCGGCACGCCATACCAGGTGTTCGAGGACACCCAGGCGTGTGGCGACTTTGGGTGGCGCAGTATCAACATCCACTGCTGAGTGCTGAGCATGCAGGGGAAATTATCCATCCTGCTGATCCTGTGGTTTCGTCCTGTTCTTTCTATACGTAGTACAATTCTCGTAAACGACCAGTTGATcgtcttagggcactcacaatgcaaactctatcacagagtccaagacacttaattacatattatttatggtattttactgatgtggcagcatatttattgaagaaagaggtagaaaaaataagactcaaagtcttatttagactccaagttcacattgttcgaggtaataaataactttagactctatgatagagtctgcattgtgagtgtccttaTATAACTCCAATGTACCACGCCAGTCAGTTTTATCACACGTGTTAGTCTTGTTATTGTGTCATGGTTGCTCGTATAGTAAGTCATAACTCCTTTTTATCtcctattatattatattatattatattatattatattatattatattatattatattatattatattatattatattatattatattatattatat
Protein-coding sequences here:
- the LOC8057690 gene encoding antimicrobial peptide 1, giving the protein MAGKCRAIPTVPIIMAIAVVMAVAVTGVVAKDSSGPLSSLTTWSGADCSGDTSTIGACGCTDLVFYAGQEFYYRGQTATLYTGTGCAGTPYQVFEDTQACGDFGWRSINIHC